The Archangium primigenium genomic interval CGGTGTCTGGGCACCTATCCGGTCCTGCTGGCCACGCTGGTGGGCCTGTTCAAGCTGCGCGCCCCCCTGGCCTGGCCCTGGGACATTCCCGTCGTGCTGGGGCTGACCCTGCCCGCGGTGGTGGACTGGGCGGTGGGTCGCTTCCGCCCTCGGTCCGGCTCCAACGCCGTGCGCACCCTCACCGGGGTGCTGCTGGGCCTGGCGCTCGGCCGCTCCCTGTTCATCCATGTCCAGAAGCCCCTGCCACCCGTCCTGGTATGGCAGGCGGCACTGGTGGCGGTCGTCGCGATTCCCGTTCTGATCGCCTCGGCCCGCGGCTCCAAACCGTGAGGCGTGAGGCGTGACAGCCGCTCCACGCCCTGTCATTCTCACCACTTACGCGCGCCTCGCGAAAGCGTAGACCCGAATCGGCCCCGGCTCGTTGAAGACGCTCGTGGGAAGCGGGAGGGTACGGGGCCCTGATTGGGGGAGTGGTGGGACCGGAAATCTCAGACGAACGGTTGATGCTCGCCTTCCGGGCGGGAGATGTCCGTGCGTTCGAGACCCTGGTGCACAGGCACCGGATGCCGGTCTTCAACTTCATCCTCCGGTTCACCGGACACCGTGCACGGGCGGAAGATGTCCTTCAAGAAACGTGGTTGAAGGTGGTGCGCAGCGCTCCCGAGTACGAGACGCGGGCGAAATTCACCACCTGGCTCTATACGATCGCGAGGAACCTCTGCGTGGACAGCGCGCGTAAAGAGAGCTACCGGCAGACGGCCTCGCTCGATGCTCCTTCGGCGGGTGGCGAGATGGATGAGGGACGGGAGCTGGGAGCGACCCTCGCCGACGAGGGACCGAGTCCCGAGCGGGGTGCCTACAACGTCCGCGTGCGGCCCCTCTTGGAGCGGGCGCTGGCGGGTCTCCCCGAGGAGCAGCGCGAGGTGTTCGTGCTGCGCGAGTACAACGGCATTCCCTTCAAGGAGATCGCCGAGGTCACGGGCGTGCCCGAGAACACGGTGAAGAGCCGCATGCGGTATGCCCTGGAGGGCCTGCGGCGACGCCTGGCGGAGTTGGGTGTGGACGGAGATCTGGCCGAGGACGGAAAGACGGTGGCGGGATGAAGACCCAGAGCACCCACGCACACGAGGACCGTCTGCTGGACTTCGCCTATGACGAGCTGCCCCGCGCCGAGGCGGTGCTGGTGGAGCAGCACCTCGAAGGGTGCTCGCGCTGTACGGCGACCCTGAGGGACATCCGGAGCGTACGGGGCACCATGTCCCATCTGCCCCGCGTCTCCGCGCCCGACGCGGGCCTGGAGTCCTTGCTGGCCTACGCGCAGCAGTCCGCGCGCCGCTCCGCCACCGGCGCCGAGCCCACCCCGCGCTGGTGGCGCCGCCTGCTGGCGCCCGCGTTGAGCGTGGCGACCCTGGGCGTCGTGGGCCTCGTGGTCGTCCGGACGAATCAGGAGTTGTCGCCCCCGTCCCTCCAGGCCGCCCCCGCGGTCCCCGTCAGCGCGCAGCGCGAGGCCGAGTCCGCCATGGCCGCCGCTCCGGCTCCCGCGGCCCCGCAGTCGCCTCGGGTCTCCGAGGAGGTCAGCGAGCGGCACACGCGCTACGACAACCGCGTTCGCGAGCAGCAGCGCGTCGAGCCCCTGGCCAAGGCCCTGCCCTCGCGGGGCGCGCCGTCCAAGGGCCTCTTCGGGTTGAACCGCGCGGCGTCCGACGACGAGGCCGAGGGTTATGGCAGTGGGGGAGGCTTTCCCGCCAAGAAGCGCGCGGCGGAGCCGACCGCCGCGGCACGCCAGCAGCCCGCGTCCAGCAAGACCTCGGCGGCGCTCCCCGCCCGCGACAAGGACTCGTCCGACGCCCTGATGATGGCCGAGGCCCCGCCGCCGCCGCCACCCGCGCCTGTCGCCGCCGCCGCCGCTCCGGAGATGAAGTCCCCGGGCGCCTCCGTGGAAGCGTCTCGGGGGCGGGCGGAAGCGGCCCCCCAGCGCAAGGCGTGGGAGCGGGAGGTCGTCTCCCTCCGGAGCGCCGTGGCCGCGGGCTCCCGGGACGTGTCCATCCTCTTCCGGCTGTGCCAGGCGGAGGCCGCGTTGGGCCAGCACGACCAGGCGATGAAGTCCTGTGGGCGCGTGGTGTTGGAGGCCCCGGACTCGAACGAGGCCCGGCAGGCCCAGCGCCTCATCGACGAGCAATTGCTCCCGTAGCCACCCAGGCGTGCGCTACGGCGCGGGCGCCCGCATGTCGATCTCCGGGTTGAAGGCCCCGCGGAAGACGACGGGCTCGTGATCGGTCGACTGTTCGAGCCGCCAGGGCTGTCCCTCGGGGGAAATGCCGATGGCCTGCAGCTCGTAGGCGAGCCCGCCTTTCATCACGTAGAGCACCAGGGTGCCGGGGGACAGCTCCTCGGGCAGCGTGTCGGGC includes:
- a CDS encoding RNA polymerase sigma factor, yielding MLAFRAGDVRAFETLVHRHRMPVFNFILRFTGHRARAEDVLQETWLKVVRSAPEYETRAKFTTWLYTIARNLCVDSARKESYRQTASLDAPSAGGEMDEGRELGATLADEGPSPERGAYNVRVRPLLERALAGLPEEQREVFVLREYNGIPFKEIAEVTGVPENTVKSRMRYALEGLRRRLAELGVDGDLAEDGKTVAG
- a CDS encoding DUF2085 domain-containing protein encodes the protein MFWLSHHHAEEYNRTYVLGGVRVCARCLGTYPVLLATLVGLFKLRAPLAWPWDIPVVLGLTLPAVVDWAVGRFRPRSGSNAVRTLTGVLLGLALGRSLFIHVQKPLPPVLVWQAALVAVVAIPVLIASARGSKP
- a CDS encoding zf-HC2 domain-containing protein, which encodes MKTQSTHAHEDRLLDFAYDELPRAEAVLVEQHLEGCSRCTATLRDIRSVRGTMSHLPRVSAPDAGLESLLAYAQQSARRSATGAEPTPRWWRRLLAPALSVATLGVVGLVVVRTNQELSPPSLQAAPAVPVSAQREAESAMAAAPAPAAPQSPRVSEEVSERHTRYDNRVREQQRVEPLAKALPSRGAPSKGLFGLNRAASDDEAEGYGSGGGFPAKKRAAEPTAAARQQPASSKTSAALPARDKDSSDALMMAEAPPPPPPAPVAAAAAPEMKSPGASVEASRGRAEAAPQRKAWEREVVSLRSAVAAGSRDVSILFRLCQAEAALGQHDQAMKSCGRVVLEAPDSNEARQAQRLIDEQLLP